Proteins encoded together in one Jaculus jaculus isolate mJacJac1 chromosome 7, mJacJac1.mat.Y.cur, whole genome shotgun sequence window:
- the Pole2 gene encoding DNA polymerase epsilon subunit 2 isoform X3 gives MIERSVVEAAVQECSQSVDETIEHIFNIIGAFDIPRFVYNSERKKFLPLLMTNHPAPNLLGTAKDKAELYRERYTLLHQRTHRHELFTPPVIGSYPNESGSKFQLKTIETLLGSTTKIGDVIVLGMITQLKEGKFFLEDPTGTVQLDLSQAQFHSGLYTEACFVLAEGWFEDQVFHVSAFGFPPTEPSNTTRAYYGSINFFGGPSNTSVKTSTKLKQLEEENKDAMFVFVSDVWLDRAEVLEKLHIMFSGYSPAPPSCFILCGNFSSAPYGKNQIQALKDSLKTLADIICEYPNIHQSSRFVFVPGPKDPGFGSILPRPPLAESITSEFRQKIPFSVFTTNPCRIQYCTEEIIIFREDIVNKMCRNCVRFPSSNLDIPNHFVKTILSQGHLTPLPLYVCPVYWAYDYALRVYPVPDLLVIADKYDPFTVTNTECLCINPGSFPRSGFSFKVFYPSSKTVEDSKLQGF, from the exons ATGATTGAGCGCTCTGTAGTAGAGGCAGCAGTCCAGGAGTGCAGCCAGTCAGTTGATGAAACCAT AGAGCATATTTTCAATATCATTGGAGCTTTTGACATTCCACGTTTTGTGTacaattcagaaagaaaaaaatttcttcc TCTGTTAATGACCAACCACCCGGCACCAAACTTACTTGGAACAGCAAAAGATAAAGCAGAACTATATCGTGAGCGATACACCCTTTTGCATCAG agaaccCATAGACATGAGTTATTTACTCCTCCGGTGATAGGTTCTTACCCTAATGAAAGTGGAAGCAAGTTCCAG cttaaaacAATAGAAACCTTATTGGGTAGTACAACCAAAATTGGAGATGTGATTGTTCTTGGAATGATAACTCAGTTAAAAGAG GGGAAATTTTTTCTGGAAGATCCTACCGGAACAGTACAACTGGATCTTAGTCAAGCT CAGTTCCATAGTGGTCTATACACAGAGGCATGCTTTGTCTTAGCAGAAG gttggTTTGAAGATCAAGTGTTTCATGTCAGTGCCTTTGGGTttccacccactgagccatcgaaTACTACTAG GGCATACTATGGAAGTATTAATTTTTTTGGAGGGCCTTCTAATACATCGGTGAAGACTTCTACAAAACTAAAACAACTGGAAGAAGAGAATAAAGATgccatgtttgtttttgtatctGATGTTTGGTTGGATCGAGCAGAAGTATTGGAAAAACTTCATATAATGTTTTCTG GCTATTCACCAGCACCTCCAAGCTGCTTCATTCTGTGTGGTAATTTTTCATCTGCACCATATggaaaaaatcaaattcaagctTTGAAAG attCCCTAAAAACTTTGGCAGATATAATATGTGAATACCCAAATATTCACCAAAG TAGTCGTTTTGTGTTTGTCCCTGGTCCAAAGGATCCTGGATTTGGTTCCATCTTGCCAAG GCCACCCCTTGCTGAAAGCATCACTAGTGAATTCAGACAAAAGATACCATTTTCAGTTTTTACTACCAATCCTTGCAG AATTCAGTATTGCACAGAAGAAATTATTATCTTTCGTGAAGACATAGTGAATAAAATGTGTAGAAACTGTGTCCGTTTTCCTAGTAGCAATTTGGATATTCCTAATCAT TTTGTAAAGACTATCTTATCTCAAGGACATCTGACTCCTCTGCCTCTTTATGTCTGCCCAGTCTACTGGGCATATGATTATGCATTGAGAGTGTATCCTGTGCCTGATCTGCTCGTCATTGCAGATAAATATGATCCTTTCACCGTGACCAATACGGAATGCCTCTGCATAAATCCT